A window from Pyrococcus yayanosii CH1 encodes these proteins:
- a CDS encoding DUF515 domain-containing protein has translation MAEDIESKIRRLRELGRTIGETEEQPPVPAAPKPPRRRISRIGTLRERERRKRIIIGATIISIIIIVAVLAVYVYLQNKAARELELAKQAKIAEVNKYFTGELANDTVKYQHNK, from the coding sequence GTGGCTGAGGATATAGAGTCCAAGATTAGACGTTTAAGAGAGCTTGGAAGAACTATTGGAGAGACGGAGGAGCAGCCTCCCGTTCCTGCGGCACCGAAACCTCCTAGGAGGAGGATTTCTAGGATAGGTACCCTGCGAGAAAGGGAGAGGCGGAAGAGGATAATTATAGGGGCGACGATTATAAGCATAATAATCATAGTTGCTGTGCTTGCCGTTTATGTCTACCTTCAAAACAAGGCCGCGAGAGAACTGGAATTAGCTAAACAAGCCAAAATAGCTGAGGTAAATAAATACTTTACGGGGGAGCTCGCTAATGATACTGTCAAGTACCAACATAATAAATAA
- a CDS encoding TIGR04076 family protein, which produces MERLTARVVEIRGRCPVFKVGDRIVIEGPEVKLDETDALCTHAFASLLPYIVALRKGIKPRELGLGKGDKAYIQCLDPGPPYTDGGTVIFEIAVVENEAEKSVGDSEGSY; this is translated from the coding sequence TTGGAGAGATTAACAGCCCGCGTCGTGGAAATTCGTGGCAGATGTCCGGTATTTAAGGTTGGGGACAGAATAGTTATAGAGGGACCAGAGGTAAAACTTGACGAAACGGATGCCCTCTGCACCCATGCCTTTGCATCCCTACTACCATATATAGTCGCCCTTCGAAAGGGTATTAAGCCGAGGGAACTTGGCCTAGGAAAGGGAGACAAGGCCTACATCCAGTGTCTTGATCCGGGACCACCCTATACGGATGGGGGAACAGTAATCTTCGAGATAGCGGTGGTGGAGAATGAAGCAGAAAAAAGCGTGGGCGATAGTGAAGGAAGTTATTGA
- a CDS encoding GTPase, with protein MKQKKAWAIVKEVIEEADIVVEVVDARDPIGTRNRKLERMVLESGKRLLIVMNKADLVPKEWAEEYKRRSELPVVFISARERKGTGILRRELKKLAREIGKEKVKVALIGYPNVGKSTIINVLKGKHAVGTAPIPGYTKGKQLIRLTRRLWLLDTPGVVPIDDFDELVIKGGFPADKIEEPVKPALKLISRILETRKEAITEKFGIKEFESEEEILRKIGERRGLIKAGGEVDLEETARWFLREWQTGRFTLFSTDERKEEEYVEDFDDILNRIAELELTEPRVILWKFGRELEEKLGPKKRFGAVNVGNFMVAIATGFKKCPNALKFVERITGKYVIAAECFGKKWKGIVAVLE; from the coding sequence ATGAAGCAGAAAAAAGCGTGGGCGATAGTGAAGGAAGTTATTGAAGAAGCCGACATAGTCGTCGAGGTAGTGGACGCCAGAGACCCAATAGGAACGAGGAATAGGAAGCTTGAAAGGATGGTCCTGGAGAGTGGGAAGAGGCTTCTCATAGTTATGAATAAAGCTGACCTCGTGCCCAAGGAATGGGCCGAAGAGTACAAGCGGAGGAGCGAGTTGCCCGTGGTATTCATCTCGGCGAGAGAGAGGAAGGGAACGGGGATATTGCGGAGAGAGCTCAAGAAGCTCGCGAGGGAGATTGGGAAAGAGAAAGTTAAGGTCGCCCTTATAGGCTATCCCAACGTGGGCAAGAGCACCATAATCAACGTCCTCAAGGGAAAGCACGCCGTGGGGACGGCCCCCATTCCTGGGTACACGAAGGGAAAGCAATTGATAAGGCTAACAAGAAGGCTGTGGCTCCTGGACACTCCAGGCGTCGTCCCCATAGATGACTTCGACGAGTTAGTGATTAAAGGTGGCTTTCCCGCCGATAAAATAGAGGAACCGGTAAAGCCGGCCTTGAAGCTAATCTCCCGCATACTCGAGACAAGGAAGGAAGCGATAACCGAGAAGTTCGGCATCAAAGAGTTCGAGAGCGAGGAGGAAATTCTCAGAAAGATAGGGGAGAGAAGAGGTCTCATCAAGGCCGGTGGCGAGGTTGACTTAGAGGAAACCGCTCGCTGGTTCCTCCGTGAGTGGCAGACCGGCCGCTTCACACTCTTTAGCACGGATGAGAGAAAAGAAGAGGAATACGTCGAAGACTTCGACGACATCCTAAATCGAATTGCGGAACTGGAGCTCACGGAACCAAGGGTAATCCTCTGGAAGTTCGGAAGGGAGCTTGAGGAGAAACTGGGACCCAAGAAAAGGTTTGGAGCTGTGAATGTCGGCAACTTCATGGTGGCCATAGCCACAGGCTTTAAGAAGTGCCCCAATGCCCTCAAATTCGTCGAGAGGATTACCGGGAAGTACGTTATTGCGGCTGAATGCTTCGGGAAGAAGTGGAAGGGGATAGTGGCAGTTCTGGAGTGA
- the trm14 gene encoding tRNA (guanine(6)-N2)-methyltransferase — MRLLLTTAQGIEDVASREVERILAEVGIEGKIRKRPLGVEGRLELEVGEAYYTDEKGRKRPLSVATLLNERSRTLHRVMLEVGMGEVGGLEDIETLVQKLPVEKYVKATESFAVRAERLGEHDFTSIDVARVVGKVIVEKTKALVNLDHPAVIFRAELVGRSFFLGVDTTGDHSLHRRPWRVYDHPAHLKASIANALIELAEPDGGPFIDPFCGSGTIPIELALRGYTGEIICLEKFKKHLLGAKMNAISAGIIDRINFILGDATKLSEYVKSVDFAVSNLPYGLKIGRRSAIPKLYMDFFAELAKVLEKRGVFITTEKGAIEKAIGENGFRIIHHRLIGHGGLMVHTYVIE, encoded by the coding sequence ATGAGGCTCCTCCTGACGACGGCTCAGGGAATAGAAGACGTTGCGAGTAGAGAAGTCGAACGGATCCTTGCGGAGGTGGGAATTGAGGGAAAGATTAGGAAGAGACCCCTTGGAGTCGAGGGAAGGTTAGAGCTTGAGGTTGGCGAGGCTTACTACACCGATGAGAAAGGCAGGAAAAGGCCTCTGAGCGTTGCAACTCTCCTGAACGAGCGGTCTAGAACCCTCCACAGGGTAATGCTTGAGGTTGGGATGGGGGAAGTTGGAGGGCTGGAAGATATAGAGACCCTCGTTCAAAAGCTACCTGTTGAGAAGTACGTGAAGGCAACGGAGAGCTTCGCCGTGAGGGCGGAGAGGCTTGGGGAGCATGACTTCACGAGCATTGACGTGGCAAGGGTTGTAGGGAAGGTAATAGTCGAGAAGACCAAGGCCCTCGTGAACCTCGACCATCCCGCGGTCATATTTAGGGCCGAACTTGTCGGCCGATCCTTCTTCCTTGGCGTCGACACAACGGGCGACCACTCGCTCCACAGGAGGCCCTGGAGAGTCTATGACCACCCGGCCCACCTCAAGGCAAGCATAGCCAATGCACTGATTGAGCTTGCCGAGCCTGACGGCGGACCCTTCATAGACCCCTTTTGCGGTAGCGGAACCATTCCAATCGAGCTCGCCTTGAGGGGATATACCGGTGAAATAATCTGCCTTGAGAAGTTCAAAAAGCACCTTCTTGGAGCAAAGATGAACGCAATCTCGGCTGGGATTATTGACCGGATAAACTTTATCCTCGGCGATGCAACGAAGCTGAGCGAATACGTTAAGAGCGTTGACTTTGCCGTTAGCAATCTTCCCTACGGGCTAAAAATCGGGCGGAGGAGCGCGATTCCAAAGCTTTACATGGACTTTTTTGCGGAGCTCGCCAAAGTCCTCGAGAAGAGAGGCGTTTTCATAACCACCGAAAAGGGGGCGATAGAGAAAGCAATAGGGGAGAACGGGTTTAGAATTATTCACCACCGCCTCATCGGCCACGGTGGGCTGATGGTTCACACCTATGTGATCGAGTAA
- a CDS encoding fumarylacetoacetate hydrolase family protein, whose product MIRLPFRDGYYEVRPTKIIALAKNYAEHAREMGSDIPEKPVFFLKPPSALIGPNSTIILPRISKRVDHEVELAVIIGKRAKNVPAKRAMEFVLGYTIMLDITARDLQAEAKRKGLPWTIAKGFDTFAPIGPRVVDRRELDPSDLEIGLKVNGEVRQLGRTSQMVFKIPELIEYISSIMTLEPGDIIATGTPAGVGPLRHGDRVEAWIEGIGKVEFDVLAEGSILC is encoded by the coding sequence ATGATACGACTTCCCTTCCGCGACGGTTACTATGAGGTTCGGCCGACGAAGATAATAGCACTGGCAAAGAACTACGCCGAGCACGCGAGGGAAATGGGAAGCGACATTCCAGAAAAGCCAGTCTTTTTCCTAAAACCTCCCTCGGCGCTAATAGGGCCAAACTCCACGATAATCCTTCCTCGGATCAGTAAACGCGTTGACCATGAGGTCGAGCTCGCTGTGATAATCGGCAAGCGCGCTAAGAACGTTCCAGCCAAGAGGGCAATGGAATTCGTCCTCGGTTACACTATAATGCTCGACATCACAGCGAGAGACCTTCAGGCTGAGGCTAAGAGGAAGGGTCTTCCCTGGACCATCGCCAAGGGCTTCGACACCTTCGCCCCAATCGGTCCTCGTGTCGTGGACAGGCGGGAGCTTGACCCCAGCGACCTTGAGATTGGCCTAAAGGTTAACGGAGAGGTCAGGCAGCTTGGGAGAACGAGTCAAATGGTCTTCAAAATTCCGGAGCTCATAGAATACATCTCAAGCATTATGACGCTCGAACCGGGAGACATAATAGCCACAGGGACTCCTGCAGGTGTTGGCCCTTTAAGGCATGGAGACAGGGTTGAAGCTTGGATAGAGGGCATTGGAAAGGTCGAGTTCGACGTTCTGGCTGAGGGCTCAATCCTCTGCTAA
- a CDS encoding nitrilase has product MKVAFVQMEPVLLEPEKNYSKAERLVREAAKEGAKLVVLPELFDTGYNFESGDEVYAIAQPIPNGKTTDFLMELAEELDIFIVAGTAEKDRDRLYNSAVVVGPEGYIGKYRKVHLFYRERLFFEPGNLGFRVFDLGSVKLGVMICFDWFFPESARTLALKGADIIAHPANLVMPYAPRAMPIRALENRVYTITADRIGEERGLRFIGLSTIASPRAEVLVQGSEDKEEVGVAEIDLSLARNKRLNELNDIFKDRRPEYYEL; this is encoded by the coding sequence ATGAAGGTCGCCTTCGTCCAGATGGAACCGGTGCTCCTCGAACCTGAAAAGAATTACTCGAAGGCGGAGAGATTGGTGAGGGAAGCGGCGAAAGAGGGGGCTAAACTCGTTGTCCTTCCAGAACTTTTCGACACAGGCTACAACTTTGAGAGTGGGGATGAAGTTTATGCCATAGCACAGCCAATTCCCAATGGGAAGACAACGGACTTCCTTATGGAGCTTGCCGAGGAGCTGGACATATTCATAGTGGCCGGAACAGCCGAGAAGGATAGGGACAGATTATATAATTCGGCCGTCGTGGTCGGCCCAGAAGGTTATATCGGAAAGTATCGCAAAGTGCATCTCTTCTACAGGGAAAGGCTTTTCTTTGAGCCTGGAAATCTTGGCTTTCGCGTCTTCGACCTCGGCTCCGTCAAGCTGGGTGTGATGATATGTTTCGACTGGTTCTTCCCAGAGTCTGCAAGAACGCTCGCACTGAAGGGGGCCGATATAATAGCCCATCCCGCCAACTTAGTCATGCCCTATGCACCTAGGGCCATGCCTATTAGGGCCCTCGAGAACCGCGTCTACACGATTACCGCCGACCGCATAGGTGAGGAGCGCGGTCTAAGGTTTATAGGCCTCAGCACCATAGCTTCCCCGAGGGCAGAGGTTTTGGTTCAAGGTAGCGAGGATAAGGAGGAGGTCGGTGTCGCGGAGATAGACCTGAGTCTTGCGAGGAACAAGAGGCTAAACGAGCTTAACGACATATTCAAGGACAGAAGACCTGAGTACTACGAGTTGTGA
- a CDS encoding metallophosphoesterase, with translation MDFSDLVLEFETSRGRLLLLADPHLGFEITRGINIRTKFEVKLAEFISERSPDIVVILGDVKDELGLGPFTRRVLEEFFALLGDFDVIITKGNHDGRIENVAEKFENIEVVNYVLIDGALFIHGHQTLPEVEFEMAYLGHIHPAVLIGWRGVKKKVKCFFKIGNFLIIPTVNPFFEGMDVREGIKRVPFLREAVEGEAFLPPGIYLGKLSI, from the coding sequence ATGGATTTTTCCGACCTCGTCCTTGAGTTTGAAACCTCTCGCGGAAGGCTTCTTCTTCTTGCCGATCCCCACCTTGGATTTGAAATCACTAGAGGCATCAACATCAGGACGAAGTTTGAGGTTAAGCTGGCAGAGTTTATATCCGAGAGATCACCCGATATCGTTGTAATCCTTGGGGACGTCAAGGACGAGCTCGGCCTTGGCCCCTTCACTCGACGAGTTCTCGAAGAGTTCTTTGCCCTCCTAGGGGATTTTGATGTTATCATAACAAAGGGCAACCACGACGGACGGATTGAAAATGTGGCTGAAAAATTCGAGAATATTGAGGTTGTTAATTACGTTTTGATCGACGGAGCTCTCTTCATTCACGGTCATCAAACCCTCCCGGAAGTGGAGTTTGAGATGGCATATCTCGGTCATATCCATCCGGCGGTCCTAATAGGCTGGAGAGGTGTTAAAAAGAAAGTTAAGTGCTTTTTTAAAATTGGAAATTTCTTGATAATTCCAACGGTGAACCCCTTCTTTGAGGGAATGGACGTTCGAGAGGGAATAAAGAGAGTGCCCTTCTTGAGGGAGGCCGTAGAGGGGGAGGCATTTCTGCCACCGGGAATTTATCTCGGCAAACTATCTATATAG
- a CDS encoding inorganic phosphate transporter, protein MLWDPWLLITIAIGLFMAWAIGANDAANSMSTAVGAGAITPRQAVIIAGVLEFTGAYFFGKTVTETIRKGIIDPSKINDPNVLIYGSVAALLGATLWLLIATHYGLPVSTTHSIIGGIVGYGIVYAGLSVVNWSKMVQVILSWILSPIAGAIMAFIVFKAVTKTVLQSKDPIKSAKQWSPFWIGLAFVVIGTMFYIKVLHGKSLPAGILKYGIPAGILAFLVSFALLQIRFPKVNPYLGAEAIFRRVQVITSGYVALAHGANDVANAVGPVAAVYTIATMGLAGAKVPVPKWILALGGLGIALGVLTYGYKVMETVGKKITELTNTRGFSIDFSAATVVLVASWLGMPISTTHTVVGAVIGVGLARGIKAINKDIVRDIIISWFVTVPVAAIISAVIFKALMLVG, encoded by the coding sequence ATGTTATGGGACCCATGGCTCCTGATAACTATAGCCATTGGTCTCTTCATGGCCTGGGCCATAGGTGCCAATGATGCGGCCAACTCCATGAGTACAGCCGTAGGAGCGGGGGCTATTACGCCAAGACAGGCGGTTATCATCGCAGGCGTTCTTGAGTTCACGGGAGCATACTTCTTCGGAAAGACCGTCACCGAAACTATCAGAAAGGGTATAATAGATCCCTCGAAAATAAACGACCCCAACGTCCTGATATATGGGTCCGTGGCCGCCCTCCTTGGTGCCACGCTCTGGCTTTTGATAGCCACCCACTACGGCCTCCCGGTCTCGACAACGCATTCAATAATCGGAGGGATAGTTGGGTACGGAATCGTCTACGCAGGTCTATCCGTGGTTAACTGGAGTAAGATGGTGCAGGTAATCCTCAGCTGGATACTCTCTCCGATAGCCGGTGCCATCATGGCCTTCATAGTTTTCAAGGCCGTTACAAAGACCGTCCTCCAGAGCAAGGATCCGATAAAAAGCGCCAAGCAGTGGTCTCCATTCTGGATAGGGCTGGCCTTCGTCGTCATAGGGACGATGTTCTACATCAAGGTTCTCCATGGAAAGTCCCTCCCGGCGGGCATCCTAAAGTACGGCATACCTGCTGGCATCCTCGCGTTTCTCGTGAGCTTTGCCCTTCTCCAGATCAGGTTCCCCAAGGTTAATCCCTACCTCGGGGCCGAGGCGATATTCCGCAGGGTCCAGGTTATAACGTCCGGGTACGTGGCCCTTGCCCATGGAGCCAACGACGTCGCCAACGCCGTGGGTCCCGTTGCTGCGGTCTATACGATAGCGACGATGGGTCTGGCAGGAGCAAAAGTGCCCGTTCCCAAATGGATACTTGCCCTCGGCGGCCTAGGCATAGCCCTCGGCGTGCTAACCTACGGATATAAGGTTATGGAGACCGTTGGTAAGAAGATAACAGAACTCACGAACACCAGGGGATTCAGCATAGACTTCTCAGCGGCGACTGTAGTCCTCGTCGCAAGCTGGCTTGGCATGCCAATATCAACTACTCACACCGTAGTTGGAGCCGTCATAGGCGTCGGGCTAGCTAGGGGCATAAAGGCCATAAACAAGGACATCGTGAGGGATATAATAATCTCTTGGTTCGTCACGGTGCCCGTCGCCGCCATAATATCCGCCGTAATATTCAAAGCCCTCATGCTCGTGGGGTGA
- a CDS encoding TIGR00153 family protein: MQVWTKLFAKSPFKPLIKHAEVVVQAVETLEKALESWSKGDYEAMRRYAVEVDRLEDIADTIKKELRDSITSKLLMPVQRSDILEYLHMQDKIADAAEDTAKWLLVKTNPNVPEDIRDLILKMGKESIKAAKLVFEAIRQMDIVVESGFSEREIEREYELIREIEDVENKIDGLDTKLMRLVFENEDRLSWGDGLYILNIARTLSNISDKAKDAAERIRIMMNK, translated from the coding sequence ATGCAGGTGTGGACGAAGCTCTTCGCCAAGAGTCCCTTCAAGCCCCTCATAAAGCACGCTGAGGTCGTTGTGCAGGCCGTGGAGACCCTTGAGAAGGCCCTTGAGAGCTGGAGCAAGGGGGACTACGAGGCGATGAGACGCTACGCGGTTGAAGTTGACAGGCTGGAGGACATTGCCGATACCATAAAGAAGGAGCTCAGGGACAGCATCACTTCAAAGCTTCTGATGCCCGTTCAGAGGAGCGACATCCTAGAGTACCTCCACATGCAGGACAAGATAGCCGACGCCGCCGAGGATACTGCCAAGTGGCTTCTTGTGAAGACTAATCCAAACGTTCCGGAGGATATTAGGGACCTCATACTGAAGATGGGGAAAGAGAGCATAAAGGCTGCCAAGCTCGTTTTCGAGGCTATAAGGCAAATGGACATCGTAGTTGAAAGTGGCTTCTCAGAGAGGGAGATAGAGAGGGAGTACGAGCTCATCAGGGAAATCGAGGACGTGGAGAACAAAATAGACGGGCTTGATACAAAGCTCATGAGGCTAGTTTTCGAGAATGAAGATAGGCTGAGCTGGGGCGATGGCCTTTACATACTCAACATAGCCAGAACACTCAGTAACATTTCGGACAAGGCAAAGGACGCCGCGGAAAGAATAAGGATAATGATGAACAAGTGA
- a CDS encoding Lrp/AsnC family transcriptional regulator: protein MVTAFILMVTAAGKEREIMEKLLAMPEVKEAYVVYGEYDLIVKVETDTLKDLDQFITEKIRKMPEIQMTSTMIAI, encoded by the coding sequence ATGGTGACGGCATTTATACTGATGGTTACGGCCGCCGGTAAGGAAAGAGAAATCATGGAGAAGCTTCTCGCGATGCCCGAGGTTAAGGAGGCCTACGTCGTTTACGGTGAGTATGACCTCATAGTGAAGGTTGAGACGGATACACTGAAGGACCTCGACCAGTTCATAACGGAGAAGATAAGGAAGATGCCCGAGATACAGATGACCTCGACTATGATAGCAATTTGA
- the cysS gene encoding cysteine--tRNA ligase: MVIMVYNTLTKRKEEFKPLRKGEVRMYVCGPTVYDYPHLGHARTYIAFDVIRRYLEHRGYTVLMVMNFTDIDDKIIKRAQETGEDPKELAEKFIRVFLEDMAALKVKPADVYPRVTEHVNDIIAFIERLEEKGYAYEGSDGVYFEVSKFKEYGKLSGIKVEELKKGARVEPGEGKKNPEDFALWKKAKPGEPKWESPWGEGRPGWHIECSAMSSKYLGESFDIHGGGNDLIFPHHENEIAQSEACFGHEWVRYWLHTGFVMVKGEKMSKSLGNFVTVRELLQRYSPEVIRFFVLQKHYRSPLDYTEEGLMHAKNNLERLYNTLENIRVAMERVELAYTWGEEEFELYEVIKEGRRKFYEAMDDDFNTAEALKAVFEVSNAVNRYLTKVERPKESVLRKAWEFFKAVSEVFGLFEDYFKEQKTGNEEALIKLLVDVRAQLRKEKRYDLADKIREELRKLGIQLEDTPQGTVWKRIRV, from the coding sequence ATGGTCATCATGGTTTACAACACGCTCACCAAGAGGAAGGAAGAGTTCAAACCCCTAAGAAAAGGCGAGGTCAGGATGTACGTCTGCGGCCCGACTGTTTACGACTATCCTCATCTTGGCCACGCGAGAACTTACATAGCCTTCGACGTTATAAGGCGCTATTTAGAGCACAGGGGTTACACGGTTCTCATGGTCATGAACTTCACCGACATAGACGACAAGATAATCAAGAGAGCTCAGGAGACGGGCGAAGATCCGAAGGAGCTTGCCGAGAAGTTCATCAGGGTCTTCCTCGAAGACATGGCCGCCCTCAAGGTTAAGCCAGCCGACGTCTACCCCAGGGTAACGGAGCACGTCAACGATATCATAGCCTTCATAGAGAGACTCGAGGAGAAGGGCTACGCCTACGAGGGGAGCGACGGTGTTTACTTTGAGGTTTCTAAGTTTAAAGAATACGGAAAGCTCAGCGGAATAAAGGTTGAAGAGCTCAAGAAAGGTGCGAGGGTTGAGCCCGGCGAGGGTAAGAAGAACCCTGAAGACTTCGCCCTCTGGAAGAAGGCTAAGCCGGGAGAGCCAAAATGGGAAAGCCCCTGGGGCGAGGGAAGGCCGGGCTGGCACATCGAGTGCTCAGCTATGAGTAGTAAATACCTTGGCGAGAGCTTCGACATTCACGGCGGCGGCAATGATTTAATCTTCCCGCACCACGAGAACGAGATAGCCCAAAGCGAGGCCTGCTTCGGGCACGAGTGGGTCCGCTACTGGCTACACACGGGCTTCGTGATGGTCAAGGGCGAGAAGATGAGTAAGAGCCTCGGAAACTTCGTGACGGTGAGAGAGCTTCTCCAGCGGTATTCTCCCGAAGTCATCCGCTTCTTCGTCCTTCAGAAGCACTACCGCTCGCCGCTTGACTACACCGAGGAGGGCCTGATGCACGCGAAAAACAATCTTGAGCGTTTATACAACACGCTTGAGAATATAAGGGTTGCAATGGAGAGGGTGGAGCTGGCTTATACCTGGGGCGAGGAGGAGTTCGAGCTCTACGAGGTGATTAAGGAGGGAAGAAGAAAATTCTATGAGGCTATGGACGACGATTTCAACACCGCTGAAGCCCTTAAGGCCGTCTTTGAGGTTTCCAACGCCGTGAACAGGTACCTCACAAAGGTAGAGAGGCCAAAGGAGAGCGTCCTAAGGAAGGCCTGGGAGTTCTTCAAGGCTGTAAGCGAGGTCTTCGGTCTCTTTGAGGACTACTTCAAGGAGCAGAAGACCGGAAACGAGGAGGCCCTTATAAAGCTGCTCGTGGATGTCAGAGCCCAGCTGAGGAAGGAGAAGCGCTATGACCTTGCCGATAAGATCAGGGAAGAGCTCAGAAAGCTTGGCATTCAGCTGGAGGACACTCCCCAGGGCACGGTGTGGAAGAGGATTAGAGTTTAA
- a CDS encoding 7-carboxy-7-deazaguanine synthase QueE translates to MRLVLAEVFNSWQGEGGSVPGSAFGRRQIFIRFAGCDLDCNYCDSREFINASSVLHWRYEVEPFTGRFEYRPNPARLDEVVDAILRLDTEDIHSISYTGGEPTLQVRGLQAIMEKMRELGFDNFLETHGGLPGLIKEIAPLTDYASVDIKDETAKATENWRSLVLREVESIRILKEAGAEVYAKLVVTKDTKVENIRWYASLLKGLAPLAIQPREPMDIPMTKLMALYREAALIMGRKNVSLSFQVHKYLGVL, encoded by the coding sequence ATGAGGCTCGTTCTGGCAGAGGTCTTCAACAGCTGGCAGGGTGAGGGAGGTAGCGTCCCGGGAAGCGCCTTTGGGAGAAGGCAGATATTCATCCGCTTCGCAGGCTGCGACCTTGATTGTAATTATTGCGATTCCAGAGAGTTTATAAATGCCTCCAGCGTCCTTCACTGGCGCTATGAAGTTGAGCCTTTCACGGGCCGCTTCGAGTACAGACCAAATCCGGCCAGGCTGGATGAGGTCGTAGATGCAATTCTTCGCCTCGACACTGAGGACATTCACTCGATAAGCTACACGGGTGGCGAGCCGACGCTCCAGGTCAGGGGGCTTCAGGCTATAATGGAGAAAATGAGGGAGCTCGGCTTCGACAACTTTTTAGAAACCCACGGGGGCCTTCCGGGGCTCATCAAGGAGATCGCTCCCCTAACGGACTATGCGAGTGTTGATATAAAGGACGAGACCGCTAAGGCTACGGAGAACTGGCGCTCCCTCGTTCTCAGGGAGGTTGAGAGCATAAGGATATTAAAGGAGGCGGGAGCCGAGGTCTACGCGAAGCTCGTAGTAACGAAGGATACCAAGGTTGAGAACATTCGCTGGTACGCCTCGCTCCTGAAGGGCCTTGCTCCCCTTGCCATCCAGCCGAGGGAGCCAATGGACATTCCCATGACAAAGCTCATGGCCCTTTACCGTGAAGCTGCCCTGATAATGGGGAGGAAGAACGTCAGCCTGAGCTTCCAGGTTCACAAATACTTGGGCGTCCTCTGA
- a CDS encoding 6-pyruvoyl trahydropterin synthase family protein, translated as MKIRVTSRFKFEAAHAVKIGDAWEEVHGHTFTLEVTVEGPLRRDYVIDFLKLRKIVEGVVRELDHRNLNNLLDNPTVENIALRIAGRIRDRLPSHVKLKRVILWEGDENAVELEF; from the coding sequence ATGAAGATTAGGGTTACCTCCCGTTTTAAGTTTGAGGCGGCCCACGCGGTAAAAATAGGAGACGCTTGGGAAGAAGTTCACGGCCACACCTTCACGCTCGAAGTAACCGTTGAGGGGCCGTTAAGGAGGGACTATGTTATAGACTTCTTAAAGCTCAGGAAGATAGTTGAGGGTGTTGTAAGGGAGCTCGACCACAGGAACCTTAACAACCTTCTCGACAATCCCACAGTTGAAAATATTGCCCTCCGGATAGCGGGGCGGATAAGAGACAGACTCCCAAGCCACGTGAAGCTGAAGCGCGTAATTCTTTGGGAAGGGGACGAGAACGCCGTCGAGCTTGAGTTCTGA